From the Oncorhynchus nerka isolate Pitt River linkage group LG20, Oner_Uvic_2.0, whole genome shotgun sequence genome, one window contains:
- the LOC115102507 gene encoding cAMP-dependent protein kinase inhibitor gamma-like isoform X1: MCNEVSGHGQMMDVETTTSYSDFINCDRTGRRNAVPDIQGQGAAASTSELTKGMEGMDLKAAVETGASPAPEDEGSTSQEAQGVKGPS; the protein is encoded by the exons AT gtgTAATGAGGTTTCTGGTCATGGACAGATGATGGATGTGGAGACAACAACGTCGTACTCTGACTTCATCAATTGTGATCGTACAGGCCGCAGGAACGCAGTACCTGACATCCAGGGACAGGGGGCAGCAGCCAGCACCAGTGAATTAACCAAAGGCATGGAAGGGATGGACCTGAAGGCTGCAG TAGAGACTGGTGCATCACCAGCCCCTGAGGATGAAGGGTCAACCAGCCAAGAGGCCCAGGGAGTCAAGGGCCCATCGTAA
- the LOC115102507 gene encoding cAMP-dependent protein kinase inhibitor gamma-like isoform X3 yields the protein MMDVETTTSYSDFINCDRTGRRNAVPDIQGQGAAASTSELTKGMEGMDLKAAVETGASPAPEDEGSTSQEAQGVKGPS from the exons ATGATGGATGTGGAGACAACAACGTCGTACTCTGACTTCATCAATTGTGATCGTACAGGCCGCAGGAACGCAGTACCTGACATCCAGGGACAGGGGGCAGCAGCCAGCACCAGTGAATTAACCAAAGGCATGGAAGGGATGGACCTGAAGGCTGCAG TAGAGACTGGTGCATCACCAGCCCCTGAGGATGAAGGGTCAACCAGCCAAGAGGCCCAGGGAGTCAAGGGCCCATCGTAA
- the LOC115102507 gene encoding cAMP-dependent protein kinase inhibitor gamma-like isoform X2 produces MCNEVSGHGQMMDVETTTSYSDFINCDRTGRRNAVPDIQGQGAAASTSELTKGMEGMDLKAAETGASPAPEDEGSTSQEAQGVKGPS; encoded by the exons AT gtgTAATGAGGTTTCTGGTCATGGACAGATGATGGATGTGGAGACAACAACGTCGTACTCTGACTTCATCAATTGTGATCGTACAGGCCGCAGGAACGCAGTACCTGACATCCAGGGACAGGGGGCAGCAGCCAGCACCAGTGAATTAACCAAAGGCATGGAAGGGATGGACCTGAAGGCTGCAG AGACTGGTGCATCACCAGCCCCTGAGGATGAAGGGTCAACCAGCCAAGAGGCCCAGGGAGTCAAGGGCCCATCGTAA
- the LOC115101692 gene encoding alpha-tocopherol transfer protein-like isoform X2 — protein MMSEESAPMRHIDLGSPPALEPPAAGYRFPGPPPPIYSCTLTPELVAKAREELQEKPEWRLRDVQALRDMVLKEQPNLRTRLDDAFLLRFLRARKFDYDRAMQLLLNYHTSRRAWPEVFQDLKPSTIKHVLDLGFLTVLPHPDPNGRYILCLRPGKWKANDYPFEDNIRAIYLTLEKLIQPEETQVNGIVILADYTGVGLSQASNPGPFLAKKVVSILQDSFPIRIKAVNIINEPRIFKGIFAIIKPFLKEKMAERYVLHGSDLHSLHRNIPRSVLPEEYGGVAGHLDMSAWSKTLLDSEEEFIVEFCQPDPLEGVVLPNSMLFEGQQPGGAAQDDDTFRGLRSQLYYCY, from the exons ATGATGTCTGAGGAAAGTGCACCTATGAGGCACATTGATCTTGGGTCTCCTCCTGCTCTGGAACCACCAGCGGCTGGTTACAGGTTCCCCGGCCCTCCGCCACCCATCTACTCCTGCACTCTGACCCCTGAACTGGTAGCCAAAGCCCgggaggagctacaggagaagcCCGAGTGGAGGCTGAGAGACGTGCAGGCCCTTAGGGACATGGTGCTGAAGGAGCAGCCTAACCTCCGGACCAGGCTGGACGATGCCTTCCTCCTGCGCTTCCTACGGGCCAG GAAGTTTGACTATGACCGTGCCATGCAGCTTCTCCTTAACTACCATACCAGTCGGCGGGCCTGGCCTGAGGTCTTCCAGGACCTGAAACCTTCCACTATCAAACATGTGTTAGACCTGGGCTTCCTCACTGTCCTGCCCCATCCAGACCCTAATGGACGCTACATCCTCTGTCTCAGACCTG GAAAATGGAAAGCGAATGATTATCCATTTGAGGACAACATCCGGGCAATTTACCTGACTCTGGAGAAGCTGATTCAGCCAGAGGAGACTCAGGTTAATGGGATCGTCATCTTAGCAGACTACACTGGGGTGGGCTTGTCTCAGGCATCCAATCCGGGCCCATTCCTGGCCAAGAAGGTTGTCAGCATCCTTCAG GATAGCTTCCCAATAAGAATCAAGGCTGTTAACATCATAAATGAGCCCCGGATTTTCAAAGGGATCTTTGCAATAATTAAGCCTTTTTTGAAGGAGAAGATGGCAGAGAGG TACGTTCTCCATGGGTCAGACCTGCACTCTCTGCACCGCAACATCCCTCGATCCGTCCTGCCAGAGGAGTATGGTGGGGTGGCCGGTCACCTCGACATGTCAGCCTGGTCGAAGACATTACTGGACTCCGAGGAGGAGTTTATAGTGGAGTTCTGCCAGCCAGATCCTCTAGAGGGCGTAGTTCTCCCAAACTCCATGCTGTTTGAAGGGCAGCAGCCTGGTGGTGCTGCCCAGGATGATGACACCTTCAGGGGTCTACGCTCTCAGctctactactgttactga
- the LOC115101692 gene encoding alpha-tocopherol transfer protein-like isoform X1, with amino-acid sequence MSCGNCGISHVVLLSCNALQSRFSCTTTISAVLFYPDMYLVFVYILVAKMMSEESAPMRHIDLGSPPALEPPAAGYRFPGPPPPIYSCTLTPELVAKAREELQEKPEWRLRDVQALRDMVLKEQPNLRTRLDDAFLLRFLRARKFDYDRAMQLLLNYHTSRRAWPEVFQDLKPSTIKHVLDLGFLTVLPHPDPNGRYILCLRPGKWKANDYPFEDNIRAIYLTLEKLIQPEETQVNGIVILADYTGVGLSQASNPGPFLAKKVVSILQDSFPIRIKAVNIINEPRIFKGIFAIIKPFLKEKMAERYVLHGSDLHSLHRNIPRSVLPEEYGGVAGHLDMSAWSKTLLDSEEEFIVEFCQPDPLEGVVLPNSMLFEGQQPGGAAQDDDTFRGLRSQLYYCY; translated from the exons ATGTCCTGTGGTAATTGTGGTATTTCTCATGTGGTTCTACTGTCTTGTAATGCTCTCCAGTCCAGGTTTTCTTGTACCACGACTATTTCTGCTGTGTTGTTTTATCCAGACATGTATTTAGTATTTGTTTATATTTTAGTGGCCAAAATGATGTCTGAGGAAAGTGCACCTATGAGGCACATTGATCTTGGGTCTCCTCCTGCTCTGGAACCACCAGCGGCTGGTTACAGGTTCCCCGGCCCTCCGCCACCCATCTACTCCTGCACTCTGACCCCTGAACTGGTAGCCAAAGCCCgggaggagctacaggagaagcCCGAGTGGAGGCTGAGAGACGTGCAGGCCCTTAGGGACATGGTGCTGAAGGAGCAGCCTAACCTCCGGACCAGGCTGGACGATGCCTTCCTCCTGCGCTTCCTACGGGCCAG GAAGTTTGACTATGACCGTGCCATGCAGCTTCTCCTTAACTACCATACCAGTCGGCGGGCCTGGCCTGAGGTCTTCCAGGACCTGAAACCTTCCACTATCAAACATGTGTTAGACCTGGGCTTCCTCACTGTCCTGCCCCATCCAGACCCTAATGGACGCTACATCCTCTGTCTCAGACCTG GAAAATGGAAAGCGAATGATTATCCATTTGAGGACAACATCCGGGCAATTTACCTGACTCTGGAGAAGCTGATTCAGCCAGAGGAGACTCAGGTTAATGGGATCGTCATCTTAGCAGACTACACTGGGGTGGGCTTGTCTCAGGCATCCAATCCGGGCCCATTCCTGGCCAAGAAGGTTGTCAGCATCCTTCAG GATAGCTTCCCAATAAGAATCAAGGCTGTTAACATCATAAATGAGCCCCGGATTTTCAAAGGGATCTTTGCAATAATTAAGCCTTTTTTGAAGGAGAAGATGGCAGAGAGG TACGTTCTCCATGGGTCAGACCTGCACTCTCTGCACCGCAACATCCCTCGATCCGTCCTGCCAGAGGAGTATGGTGGGGTGGCCGGTCACCTCGACATGTCAGCCTGGTCGAAGACATTACTGGACTCCGAGGAGGAGTTTATAGTGGAGTTCTGCCAGCCAGATCCTCTAGAGGGCGTAGTTCTCCCAAACTCCATGCTGTTTGAAGGGCAGCAGCCTGGTGGTGCTGCCCAGGATGATGACACCTTCAGGGGTCTACGCTCTCAGctctactactgttactga
- the LOC115102509 gene encoding hepatocyte nuclear factor 4-alpha-like isoform X2 has translation MDMADYSDALDPAYTTLEFENMQVLSMGTDSSPAESANMNTANHLGVVALCAICGDRATGKHYGASSCDGCKGFFRRSVRKNHMYSCRFNRQCIVDKDKRNQCRYCRLKKCFRAGMKKEAVQNERDRISTRRSSYEDSSLPSINALIQADVLSRQISSPGPILNGDIRTKKIATITDVCESMKQQLLVLVEWAKYIPAFCDLPLDDQVALLRAHAGEHLLLGVAKRSMLYKDLLLLGNDHIIPRNCPELEVIRVAVRILDELVLSFQEHQIDDNEYACLKAIVFFDPDAKGLSDPSKIKRMRYQIQVSLEDYINDRQYDSRGRFGELLLLLPTLQSITWQMIEQIQFVKLFGMAKIDNLLQEMLLGGSANETTHTPHSLHPHLVQEHLSNNVIVASNMATPIHNVQISTPETPIPSPPTASSSEHYKMAQGVIATVPKQTSSVPQPTITKQEAI, from the exons acTCCTCACCGGCTGAGAGTGCCAACATGAACACAGCCAACCACCTCGGTGTGGTCGCCCTGTGTGCCATATGTGGGGACAGGGCCACGGGAAAGCACTACGGGGCCTCCAGCTGTGACGGATGCAAAGGTTTTTTCCGCCGGAGTGTTCGCAAAAACCACATGTACTCATGCAG GTTCAACAGACAGTGCATTGTGGACAAAGACAAAAGGAATCAATGCAGATACTGTCGATTGAAGAAATGCTTTCGAGCTGGCATGAAAAAAGAAG CTGTACAGAACGAAAGAGACAGAATCAGCACCAGAAGATCTAGCTATGAAGACAGCAGTTTACCATCTATCAATGCACTCATCCAGGCAGATGTACTCTCAAGACAG atatccTCACCTGGGCCCATACTGAATGGTGACATCAGGACGAAAAAGATAGCGACCATCACAGATGTGTGTGAATCAATGAAACAGCAGCTGCTGGTGCTGGTAGAATGGGCCAAGTACATCCCTGCCTTCTGTGATCTGCCTCTGGATGACCAG GTGGCATTGCTACGAGCTCATGCTGGAGAGCATCTTCTGCTTGGAGTTGCAAAGAGGTCTATGTTGTACAAGGACCTCCTGCTATTAG GAAATGACCACATTATTCCCCGGAACTGCCCCGAGTTGGAAGTGATCCGGGTAGCAGTTAGGATTCTGGACGAGTTAGTGCTGTCCTTCCAGGAGCACCAGATAGACGACAATGAATATGCTTGTTTGAAAGCCATTGTTTTCTTCGATCCAG ATGCCAAAGGTCTGAGTGACCCCAGTAAGATCAAGCGGATGCGTTACCAGATTCAGGTCAGCCTAGAGGACTACATCAACGACCGGCAGTATGACTCCCGGGGGCGCTTTGGAGaactgctcctgctgctgcccaCACTACAGAGCATCACCTGGCAGATGATCGAACAGATACAGTTTGTCAAGCTATTTGGGATGGCCAAGATTGACAACCTGCTCCAAGAGATGCTCTTAGGAG GTTCTGCTAACGAGACAACTCACACACCTCACTCTCTGCATCCACATCTGGTTCAGGAACACCTCAGCAACAATGTCATTGTGGCCAGCAACATGGCTACTCCCATCCATAACGTCCAAATCT CCACTCCTGAAACTCCAAttccctctcctcccacagcCTCCAGTTCAGAACACTATAAGATGGCTCAAGGGGTTATAGCCACCGTTCCCAAGCAAACTAGCTCCGTCCCGCAGCCAACCATCACCAAACAAGAAGCCATCTAA
- the LOC115102509 gene encoding hepatocyte nuclear factor 4-alpha-like isoform X3: MVNVNSQVSTSMEIPFADDSSPAESANMNTANHLGVVALCAICGDRATGKHYGASSCDGCKGFFRRSVRKNHMYSCRFNRQCIVDKDKRNQCRYCRLKKCFRAGMKKEGIQFIQLHSNAVQNERDRISTRRSSYEDSSLPSINALIQADVLSRQISSPGPILNGDIRTKKIATITDVCESMKQQLLVLVEWAKYIPAFCDLPLDDQVALLRAHAGEHLLLGVAKRSMLYKDLLLLGNDHIIPRNCPELEVIRVAVRILDELVLSFQEHQIDDNEYACLKAIVFFDPDAKGLSDPSKIKRMRYQIQVSLEDYINDRQYDSRGRFGELLLLLPTLQSITWQMIEQIQFVKLFGMAKIDNLLQEMLLGGSANETTHTPHSLHPHLVQEHLSNNVIVASNMATPIHNVQISTPETPIPSPPTASSSEHYKMAQGVIATVPKQTSSVPQPTITKQEAI, translated from the exons acTCCTCACCGGCTGAGAGTGCCAACATGAACACAGCCAACCACCTCGGTGTGGTCGCCCTGTGTGCCATATGTGGGGACAGGGCCACGGGAAAGCACTACGGGGCCTCCAGCTGTGACGGATGCAAAGGTTTTTTCCGCCGGAGTGTTCGCAAAAACCACATGTACTCATGCAG GTTCAACAGACAGTGCATTGTGGACAAAGACAAAAGGAATCAATGCAGATACTGTCGATTGAAGAAATGCTTTCGAGCTGGCATGAAAAAAGAAGGTATACAATTCATTCAACTTCATTCAAATG CTGTACAGAACGAAAGAGACAGAATCAGCACCAGAAGATCTAGCTATGAAGACAGCAGTTTACCATCTATCAATGCACTCATCCAGGCAGATGTACTCTCAAGACAG atatccTCACCTGGGCCCATACTGAATGGTGACATCAGGACGAAAAAGATAGCGACCATCACAGATGTGTGTGAATCAATGAAACAGCAGCTGCTGGTGCTGGTAGAATGGGCCAAGTACATCCCTGCCTTCTGTGATCTGCCTCTGGATGACCAG GTGGCATTGCTACGAGCTCATGCTGGAGAGCATCTTCTGCTTGGAGTTGCAAAGAGGTCTATGTTGTACAAGGACCTCCTGCTATTAG GAAATGACCACATTATTCCCCGGAACTGCCCCGAGTTGGAAGTGATCCGGGTAGCAGTTAGGATTCTGGACGAGTTAGTGCTGTCCTTCCAGGAGCACCAGATAGACGACAATGAATATGCTTGTTTGAAAGCCATTGTTTTCTTCGATCCAG ATGCCAAAGGTCTGAGTGACCCCAGTAAGATCAAGCGGATGCGTTACCAGATTCAGGTCAGCCTAGAGGACTACATCAACGACCGGCAGTATGACTCCCGGGGGCGCTTTGGAGaactgctcctgctgctgcccaCACTACAGAGCATCACCTGGCAGATGATCGAACAGATACAGTTTGTCAAGCTATTTGGGATGGCCAAGATTGACAACCTGCTCCAAGAGATGCTCTTAGGAG GTTCTGCTAACGAGACAACTCACACACCTCACTCTCTGCATCCACATCTGGTTCAGGAACACCTCAGCAACAATGTCATTGTGGCCAGCAACATGGCTACTCCCATCCATAACGTCCAAATCT CCACTCCTGAAACTCCAAttccctctcctcccacagcCTCCAGTTCAGAACACTATAAGATGGCTCAAGGGGTTATAGCCACCGTTCCCAAGCAAACTAGCTCCGTCCCGCAGCCAACCATCACCAAACAAGAAGCCATCTAA
- the LOC115102509 gene encoding hepatocyte nuclear factor 4-alpha-like isoform X4 translates to MDMADYSDALDPAYTTLEFENMQVLSMGTDSSPAESANMNTANHLGVVALCAICGDRATGKHYGASSCDGCKGFFRRSVRKNHMYSCRFNRQCIVDKDKRNQCRYCRLKKCFRAGMKKEGIQFIQLHSNAVQNERDRISTRRSSYEDSSLPSINALIQADVLSRQISSPGPILNGDIRTKKIATITDVCESMKQQLLVLVEWAKYIPAFCDLPLDDQVALLRAHAGEHLLLGVAKRSMLYKDLLLLGNDHIIPRNCPELEVIRVAVRILDELVLSFQEHQIDDNEYACLKAIVFFDPDAKGLSDPSKIKRMRYQIQVSLEDYINDRQYDSRGRFGELLLLLPTLQSITWQMIEQIQFVKLFGMAKIDNLLQEMLLGGSANETTHTPHSLHPHLVQEHLSNNVIVASNMATPIHNVQISSSSEHYKMAQGVIATVPKQTSSVPQPTITKQEAI, encoded by the exons acTCCTCACCGGCTGAGAGTGCCAACATGAACACAGCCAACCACCTCGGTGTGGTCGCCCTGTGTGCCATATGTGGGGACAGGGCCACGGGAAAGCACTACGGGGCCTCCAGCTGTGACGGATGCAAAGGTTTTTTCCGCCGGAGTGTTCGCAAAAACCACATGTACTCATGCAG GTTCAACAGACAGTGCATTGTGGACAAAGACAAAAGGAATCAATGCAGATACTGTCGATTGAAGAAATGCTTTCGAGCTGGCATGAAAAAAGAAGGTATACAATTCATTCAACTTCATTCAAATG CTGTACAGAACGAAAGAGACAGAATCAGCACCAGAAGATCTAGCTATGAAGACAGCAGTTTACCATCTATCAATGCACTCATCCAGGCAGATGTACTCTCAAGACAG atatccTCACCTGGGCCCATACTGAATGGTGACATCAGGACGAAAAAGATAGCGACCATCACAGATGTGTGTGAATCAATGAAACAGCAGCTGCTGGTGCTGGTAGAATGGGCCAAGTACATCCCTGCCTTCTGTGATCTGCCTCTGGATGACCAG GTGGCATTGCTACGAGCTCATGCTGGAGAGCATCTTCTGCTTGGAGTTGCAAAGAGGTCTATGTTGTACAAGGACCTCCTGCTATTAG GAAATGACCACATTATTCCCCGGAACTGCCCCGAGTTGGAAGTGATCCGGGTAGCAGTTAGGATTCTGGACGAGTTAGTGCTGTCCTTCCAGGAGCACCAGATAGACGACAATGAATATGCTTGTTTGAAAGCCATTGTTTTCTTCGATCCAG ATGCCAAAGGTCTGAGTGACCCCAGTAAGATCAAGCGGATGCGTTACCAGATTCAGGTCAGCCTAGAGGACTACATCAACGACCGGCAGTATGACTCCCGGGGGCGCTTTGGAGaactgctcctgctgctgcccaCACTACAGAGCATCACCTGGCAGATGATCGAACAGATACAGTTTGTCAAGCTATTTGGGATGGCCAAGATTGACAACCTGCTCCAAGAGATGCTCTTAGGAG GTTCTGCTAACGAGACAACTCACACACCTCACTCTCTGCATCCACATCTGGTTCAGGAACACCTCAGCAACAATGTCATTGTGGCCAGCAACATGGCTACTCCCATCCATAACGTCCAAATCT cCTCCAGTTCAGAACACTATAAGATGGCTCAAGGGGTTATAGCCACCGTTCCCAAGCAAACTAGCTCCGTCCCGCAGCCAACCATCACCAAACAAGAAGCCATCTAA
- the LOC115102509 gene encoding hepatocyte nuclear factor 4-alpha-like isoform X1 → MDMADYSDALDPAYTTLEFENMQVLSMGTDSSPAESANMNTANHLGVVALCAICGDRATGKHYGASSCDGCKGFFRRSVRKNHMYSCRFNRQCIVDKDKRNQCRYCRLKKCFRAGMKKEGIQFIQLHSNAVQNERDRISTRRSSYEDSSLPSINALIQADVLSRQISSPGPILNGDIRTKKIATITDVCESMKQQLLVLVEWAKYIPAFCDLPLDDQVALLRAHAGEHLLLGVAKRSMLYKDLLLLGNDHIIPRNCPELEVIRVAVRILDELVLSFQEHQIDDNEYACLKAIVFFDPDAKGLSDPSKIKRMRYQIQVSLEDYINDRQYDSRGRFGELLLLLPTLQSITWQMIEQIQFVKLFGMAKIDNLLQEMLLGGSANETTHTPHSLHPHLVQEHLSNNVIVASNMATPIHNVQISTPETPIPSPPTASSSEHYKMAQGVIATVPKQTSSVPQPTITKQEAI, encoded by the exons acTCCTCACCGGCTGAGAGTGCCAACATGAACACAGCCAACCACCTCGGTGTGGTCGCCCTGTGTGCCATATGTGGGGACAGGGCCACGGGAAAGCACTACGGGGCCTCCAGCTGTGACGGATGCAAAGGTTTTTTCCGCCGGAGTGTTCGCAAAAACCACATGTACTCATGCAG GTTCAACAGACAGTGCATTGTGGACAAAGACAAAAGGAATCAATGCAGATACTGTCGATTGAAGAAATGCTTTCGAGCTGGCATGAAAAAAGAAGGTATACAATTCATTCAACTTCATTCAAATG CTGTACAGAACGAAAGAGACAGAATCAGCACCAGAAGATCTAGCTATGAAGACAGCAGTTTACCATCTATCAATGCACTCATCCAGGCAGATGTACTCTCAAGACAG atatccTCACCTGGGCCCATACTGAATGGTGACATCAGGACGAAAAAGATAGCGACCATCACAGATGTGTGTGAATCAATGAAACAGCAGCTGCTGGTGCTGGTAGAATGGGCCAAGTACATCCCTGCCTTCTGTGATCTGCCTCTGGATGACCAG GTGGCATTGCTACGAGCTCATGCTGGAGAGCATCTTCTGCTTGGAGTTGCAAAGAGGTCTATGTTGTACAAGGACCTCCTGCTATTAG GAAATGACCACATTATTCCCCGGAACTGCCCCGAGTTGGAAGTGATCCGGGTAGCAGTTAGGATTCTGGACGAGTTAGTGCTGTCCTTCCAGGAGCACCAGATAGACGACAATGAATATGCTTGTTTGAAAGCCATTGTTTTCTTCGATCCAG ATGCCAAAGGTCTGAGTGACCCCAGTAAGATCAAGCGGATGCGTTACCAGATTCAGGTCAGCCTAGAGGACTACATCAACGACCGGCAGTATGACTCCCGGGGGCGCTTTGGAGaactgctcctgctgctgcccaCACTACAGAGCATCACCTGGCAGATGATCGAACAGATACAGTTTGTCAAGCTATTTGGGATGGCCAAGATTGACAACCTGCTCCAAGAGATGCTCTTAGGAG GTTCTGCTAACGAGACAACTCACACACCTCACTCTCTGCATCCACATCTGGTTCAGGAACACCTCAGCAACAATGTCATTGTGGCCAGCAACATGGCTACTCCCATCCATAACGTCCAAATCT CCACTCCTGAAACTCCAAttccctctcctcccacagcCTCCAGTTCAGAACACTATAAGATGGCTCAAGGGGTTATAGCCACCGTTCCCAAGCAAACTAGCTCCGTCCCGCAGCCAACCATCACCAAACAAGAAGCCATCTAA